From the Streptomyces sp. Tu 2975 genome, one window contains:
- a CDS encoding beta-N-acetylhexosaminidase, which translates to MTSTNLIPAPRVVRSIPSAGGFVLDESTVVDAGPGTEAAARWLRRTVGAATGLPLAPGAGDDGETILLRIDTADAGHLGPEGYKLYVDVAGITIHGGDAAGVFWGVQTLRQLLGPEAYRKAPVATGRRWEVPCTVIEDAPRFSWRGLMLDVSRHFMPKEGVLRYLDLLAAHKLNVFHLHLTDDQGWRIEIKRHPRLTEVGAWRSRTKYGHRASPLWDETPHGGYYTQDDIREIVAYAAERHITVVPEIDIPGHSQAAIAAYPELGNTDVIDTTSLTVWDNWGVNPNVLAPTDTSLRFYEGVLEEVLGLFPSTFVHIGGDECPKDQWKASAAAQARIKEQGLADEDELQSWFVRHFDRWLTDRGRRLIGWDEILEGGLAPGAAVSSWRGYQGGIAAAEAGHDVVMCPEQQVYLDHRQAAGDDEPMPIGYVRTLEDVYRFEPVPPALAPEAVRHVLGTQANVWTEVMQDSARVDYQVFPRLAAFAEVAWSTLPPSAERDFADFERRMTAHYACLDALGVHYRPPGGPLPWQRRPGVAGRPIDGVPPNV; encoded by the coding sequence ATGACTTCCACAAACCTGATCCCGGCGCCGCGCGTCGTGCGCTCCATCCCGTCCGCAGGCGGCTTCGTCCTGGACGAGTCGACCGTCGTGGACGCGGGCCCTGGCACGGAGGCGGCCGCCCGATGGCTGCGCCGTACTGTAGGCGCGGCCACCGGGCTGCCGTTGGCGCCCGGAGCCGGCGATGACGGGGAAACGATCCTGCTGCGCATCGACACCGCGGACGCCGGGCATCTCGGTCCCGAGGGTTACAAGCTGTACGTCGACGTCGCCGGCATCACCATCCACGGCGGTGACGCTGCCGGAGTGTTCTGGGGCGTGCAGACGCTCCGTCAGCTCCTGGGGCCCGAGGCGTACCGCAAGGCGCCCGTGGCGACAGGCAGGCGCTGGGAGGTGCCGTGCACCGTCATCGAGGACGCGCCCCGGTTCTCCTGGCGCGGCCTCATGCTCGACGTATCACGGCACTTCATGCCCAAGGAGGGCGTGCTGCGGTACCTCGACCTGCTCGCCGCCCACAAGCTCAACGTCTTCCACCTCCACCTCACCGACGACCAGGGCTGGCGCATCGAGATCAAGCGCCACCCGAGGCTGACCGAGGTGGGCGCCTGGCGGTCGCGGACCAAGTACGGACACCGGGCCTCACCCCTCTGGGACGAGACGCCCCACGGCGGGTACTACACCCAGGACGACATCCGGGAGATCGTCGCCTACGCCGCCGAACGGCACATCACCGTCGTCCCCGAGATCGACATCCCCGGGCACTCGCAGGCCGCCATCGCCGCGTATCCGGAACTGGGCAACACCGACGTCATCGACACGACCTCACTGACCGTCTGGGACAACTGGGGCGTCAACCCCAACGTACTCGCCCCCACCGACACCTCCCTCCGCTTCTACGAGGGCGTGCTCGAGGAGGTCCTCGGCCTCTTCCCGTCCACCTTCGTGCACATCGGCGGCGACGAATGCCCCAAGGACCAGTGGAAGGCGTCGGCCGCCGCCCAGGCACGCATCAAGGAACAGGGCCTGGCCGACGAGGACGAGCTCCAGTCGTGGTTCGTCCGGCACTTCGACCGCTGGCTCACCGACCGTGGCCGCCGCCTCATCGGCTGGGACGAGATCCTCGAAGGAGGTCTGGCGCCCGGCGCGGCCGTCTCCTCCTGGCGCGGATACCAGGGCGGCATCGCCGCCGCGGAGGCCGGCCACGATGTCGTCATGTGCCCGGAGCAGCAGGTCTACCTGGACCATCGGCAGGCCGCCGGCGACGACGAGCCGATGCCCATCGGCTACGTGCGCACCCTCGAGGACGTCTACCGGTTCGAGCCCGTACCGCCGGCGCTCGCCCCGGAAGCCGTCCGGCACGTACTGGGGACCCAGGCGAACGTCTGGACCGAGGTGATGCAGGACAGCGCCCGCGTCGACTACCAGGTCTTCCCGCGGCTCGCCGCGTTCGCCGAGGTCGCCTGGTCCACGCTGCCCCCGTCCGCGGAGCGCGACTTCGCGGACTTCGAGCGCCGAATGACCGCCCACTACGCATGCCTTGACGCGCTCGGCGTCCACTACCGGCCGCCCGGCGGCCCGTTGCCGTGGCAGCGGCGCCCCGGCGTCGCCGGACGTCCGATCGACGGCGTGCCCCCGAACGTGTGA
- a CDS encoding FAD binding domain-containing protein has translation MTTHAPRTAQSVTLPASLDEAVAALSAMPAAVPVAGGTDLMAAVNKGQLRPAGLVGLGRISEIRGWRYQDGHALLGAGLTHARMGRPDFAALIPALAASARAAGPPQIRNAGTLGGNIASSAPTGDSLPVLAALEADLVIAGPGGARREIPVSHLLAGREMLGPAELIGFVRVPLLHAPQVFLKATGRTGPGRATASVAVVLDPARRGVRCAVGAIASMPLRPLEAERWIGSLIDWDGERGLEGEALTAFGEYVAAACIPDPAPAPEGEEQPVLSPAVLHLRRTVAALARRALGRALS, from the coding sequence GTGACCACGCACGCACCGCGAACGGCACAGTCGGTGACGCTGCCGGCCTCGCTCGACGAGGCCGTGGCGGCGCTCAGCGCCATGCCCGCCGCCGTCCCCGTCGCCGGCGGCACCGACCTCATGGCCGCGGTCAACAAGGGCCAGCTCCGCCCCGCGGGCCTCGTCGGCCTCGGCCGCATCAGCGAGATCCGCGGCTGGCGCTACCAGGACGGGCACGCTCTGCTCGGCGCCGGCCTCACCCACGCCCGGATGGGCCGGCCCGACTTCGCCGCCCTCATCCCCGCACTCGCCGCGTCGGCGCGTGCGGCCGGGCCGCCCCAGATCCGCAACGCGGGCACGCTCGGCGGGAACATCGCCAGCTCCGCGCCCACCGGCGACAGCCTGCCGGTGCTGGCAGCGCTCGAGGCCGACCTGGTGATCGCGGGCCCGGGCGGTGCCCGCCGCGAGATCCCCGTGTCCCACCTGCTGGCCGGCCGGGAGATGCTCGGCCCCGCCGAACTGATCGGCTTCGTGCGCGTACCCCTCCTGCACGCCCCCCAGGTCTTCCTGAAGGCGACCGGCCGCACCGGCCCCGGCCGGGCCACGGCCTCCGTGGCCGTCGTCCTCGACCCGGCCCGGCGCGGTGTGCGCTGCGCGGTGGGCGCCATCGCGTCCATGCCGCTGCGGCCGCTCGAGGCCGAGCGGTGGATCGGCTCGCTCATCGACTGGGACGGCGAGCGGGGTCTCGAGGGCGAGGCGCTGACCGCGTTCGGCGAGTACGTCGCCGCTGCGTGCATCCCCGACCCGGCACCGGCGCCCGAGGGCGAGGAGCAACCGGTGCTGTCGCCGGCCGTACTGCATCTGCGGCGCACCGTCGCCGCGCTGGCCCGACGGGCACTGGGGAGGGCGCTGTCGTGA
- a CDS encoding 2Fe-2S iron-sulfur cluster-binding protein, which yields MSNENNPHGLPPEFQELPEGFEPDRRGDRYDGQDQRDPYGRQHGQGGPYEQQRHSEPYAQHGEAESYGRHGDAEPYEQYEQGESYGQYEQGQPYGQPEHGEDYGRHEPPQGSYGDAYGSYGDQGGGWQPTPQGGEYDGEATGFFQLPPEFTTSDAAPLEAPGHGYVPPMIRPLTPVAGTDPTAPGGWATPWPEPAGQGAGGESDANTNVNVNETGQWAFRESQDVHEAHNVHDTQGAQGFRDAHDAQDVPHAHDARDAYEVRQPGEFGESQAFQGAPEAQGPQAVPHFPQFPQFSEFAEAQEAEPAAASDSDSGEFPLPPGADAPWAGTNPSATLPGGAPAPWATLPGGASAPWAVDDPQQPEDPAGSGPAPVGDEQAAEEDAAAAEPAEPVDPAEPAATVQGPGETSAGAEAEPESSGHAPGPGSRPEVESQSASRSGAEPEPAAGPQADAGAETGADAEAVPADAAPADADAPPAGTEEHPPTSYVLRVNGTDRPVSDAWIGESLLYVLRERLGLAGAKDGCSQGECGACNVQVDGRLVASCLVPAATAAGSEVRTVEGLATDGEPSDVQRALAACGAVQCGFCIPGMAMTVHDLLEGNHAPTELETRQALCGNLCRCSGYRGVLDAVREVVAERASSATAAEEAEAGDEARIPHQAGPGAGSVQIHPHDGGMA from the coding sequence GTGAGCAACGAGAACAACCCGCACGGCCTTCCGCCGGAGTTCCAGGAGCTCCCGGAAGGCTTCGAGCCGGATCGTCGCGGCGACCGGTACGACGGTCAGGACCAGCGGGACCCCTACGGTCGGCAGCACGGCCAAGGGGGACCGTACGAGCAGCAGCGCCACAGCGAGCCGTACGCACAGCACGGCGAAGCGGAGTCGTACGGACGGCACGGTGACGCGGAGCCGTACGAGCAGTACGAGCAAGGCGAGTCGTACGGGCAGTACGAGCAGGGGCAGCCGTACGGGCAGCCCGAGCACGGGGAGGACTACGGCCGGCACGAGCCGCCGCAGGGTTCCTACGGTGATGCGTACGGCTCGTACGGGGACCAGGGCGGCGGCTGGCAGCCCACGCCGCAGGGCGGCGAGTACGACGGCGAGGCCACGGGCTTCTTCCAGCTGCCCCCGGAGTTCACCACCTCCGACGCCGCCCCGCTCGAGGCTCCCGGGCACGGCTATGTACCGCCGATGATCAGGCCGCTGACGCCCGTCGCGGGGACGGACCCGACGGCGCCCGGCGGCTGGGCGACGCCGTGGCCGGAGCCTGCCGGGCAGGGGGCGGGCGGCGAGTCCGACGCGAACACGAACGTGAACGTGAACGAGACGGGGCAGTGGGCCTTCCGCGAGTCCCAGGACGTCCACGAGGCGCACAACGTCCATGACACCCAGGGCGCTCAGGGATTCCGGGATGCGCACGATGCGCAGGATGTCCCTCATGCGCATGATGCGCGCGACGCCTATGAGGTGCGTCAGCCGGGGGAGTTCGGGGAGTCCCAGGCGTTCCAGGGGGCCCCGGAGGCCCAAGGGCCGCAGGCGGTGCCGCACTTCCCGCAGTTCCCCCAGTTCTCGGAGTTCGCCGAGGCCCAGGAGGCGGAGCCCGCCGCGGCGTCCGATTCCGACTCCGGCGAGTTCCCACTGCCGCCCGGCGCCGACGCGCCCTGGGCGGGTACGAACCCGTCCGCGACGCTCCCCGGAGGTGCGCCGGCGCCCTGGGCGACGCTGCCGGGCGGAGCCTCCGCGCCCTGGGCGGTGGACGATCCGCAGCAGCCGGAGGACCCGGCCGGGTCCGGGCCGGCGCCGGTGGGCGACGAGCAGGCCGCCGAAGAGGACGCGGCGGCCGCCGAACCGGCCGAACCGGTCGACCCCGCCGAGCCCGCCGCCACGGTGCAGGGACCGGGCGAGACGTCTGCCGGGGCCGAGGCCGAGCCTGAGTCGTCCGGGCACGCGCCCGGGCCCGGGTCTCGGCCGGAGGTCGAATCGCAGTCCGCATCGCGGTCCGGAGCCGAGCCCGAGCCGGCGGCCGGACCCCAGGCCGACGCCGGAGCCGAAACGGGAGCCGACGCCGAGGCTGTGCCCGCCGACGCCGCCCCGGCCGACGCGGACGCACCGCCCGCCGGCACCGAGGAGCACCCGCCCACCTCGTACGTCCTGCGCGTCAACGGCACCGACCGCCCGGTCAGCGACGCCTGGATAGGCGAGTCCCTGCTCTACGTCCTGCGCGAGCGCCTCGGCCTCGCCGGCGCCAAGGACGGGTGCTCCCAGGGTGAATGCGGCGCCTGCAACGTGCAGGTCGACGGCCGGCTCGTCGCCTCCTGCCTGGTCCCCGCGGCGACCGCCGCGGGCTCAGAGGTGCGCACGGTCGAAGGCCTCGCCACCGACGGCGAACCCTCCGACGTCCAGCGGGCGCTTGCGGCCTGCGGCGCCGTCCAGTGCGGCTTCTGCATCCCCGGTATGGCGATGACCGTCCACGACCTCCTCGAGGGCAACCACGCCCCCACAGAACTGGAGACCCGCCAAGCCCTGTGCGGCAACCTCTGCCGCTGCTCCGGCTACCGCGGTGTCCTCGACGCCGTGCGAGAGGTGGTCGCCGAACGCGCCTCGAGCGCCACCGCCGCCGAGGAGGCGGAGGCCGGTGACGAAGCCCGCATCCCGCACCAGGCGGGACCCGGCGCAGGTAGTGTGCAGATTCACCCGCACGACGGAGGCATGGCGTGA